The Drosophila mauritiana strain mau12 chromosome 2R, ASM438214v1, whole genome shotgun sequence genome has a segment encoding these proteins:
- the LOC117138159 gene encoding uncharacterized protein LOC117138159 → MDHNEISMTMDAKLDTHDKRPVALRYKTWTRCQVKIEAIKCVPCFLRLSFQSMETESHSQECHPAKPISVSVNVPGVSLSLATSRTKQHSYGLFWTQNRRDCFIYFALETETSCRRHMKWMRKSIKNLELYRQVFLEQRRLSRGPGGLGPLPNLPETLDASALSPRVSQIYEEIFDGSRISRASIASGIYEEMKPSVMETPSPPPLPAHPYRQRINTFECDKLGEIARSSTNPESELAKKKKYKNMLDNLFGSSRQKRSGSTSEVVNEPSDEVLPLYENAPTPEPVLPVKRTSQLNKSQRNSFSSPDLSKLNLLDTFGEYFETQNHESSMELNISLDESVIEPISRNEIIAQISSQLGKTDSLESLNVSEQLPYNFNFSACNTSTINLIGSHGAVPQSNQLKKNKILQEDLTGYCVMAPILKATVKELPPQPGGSTVSTSSGYSTGSYCSSTSSCNTEDQPTKTQIANESDIYEVMHGTSLNSTVGAAAAGFAEHLYENLLAVKAAQELEAQPVGFGLSTSTPTESPLAPALPQKGTPKDKSLQQKPEEENYYQTPRKSIISVDDKIPSYYPNSCDTLKSKRRSPTEHGPSFRHLVSSKLRRERKENLYISSPQQIIEQRHKAATISSVSVSAKTKSSTKKTAAHKISDSVYAVTHPVKRPNSTNSNNTHQSNNNNNNEVVDDELLHLTVLKNIDFKFDDSQASEVSCKAKSSALPVANGCFVQPNLEKEYEDRFQAADKASRLLQKYATLAKIGHSPSKALPAPARLEPMIQSVATSNELQPEGGTMKKFASLPRFKKIDFSPLKMRLNSVLQRNPPSPQQ, encoded by the coding sequence ATGGACCACAACGAAATCTCCATGACCATGGACGCCAAGCTGGATACACACGATAAGCGACCAGTGGCGCTGCGTTACAAGACGTGGACCCGCTGCCAGGTGAAAATAGAGGCCATTAAGTGTGTGCCCTGCTTCCTGCGGCTCAGTTTCCAGTCCATGGAGACCGAGTCGCACTCCCAAGAGTGTCACCCCGCTAAACCCATTAGCGTCTCCGTAAACGTTCCGGGCGTCAGCTTGAGCCTGGCTACCTCGCGCACGAAGCAGCACTCGTACGGGCTGTTTTGGACGCAGAATCGACGGGACTGCTTCATCTATTTCGCCCTGGAAACGGAGACATCCTGCCGACGTCACATGAAGTGGATGCGAAAGTCGATTAAGAATCTGGAACTTTATCGCCAGGTCTTTCTAGAGCAGCGCCGGCTGAGCAGGGGTCCCGGAGGTCTGGGCCCGCTGCCTAACCTGCCGGAAACCCTCGATGCTAGCGCTCTCTCTCCGCGAGTCTCGCAAATCTACGAGGAGATTTTTGACGGCAGCCGCATCTCCCGCGCCTCAATCGCCTCCGGCATCTACGAGGAGATGAAGCCGTCAGTCATGGAGACTCCTTCACCGCCGCCGCTGCCCGCACATCCTTACCGTCAGCGAATAAACACTTTTGAGTGCGACAAGCTTGGCGAGATTGCGCGGTCCAGCACCAATCCCGAATCGGAGCTggccaagaagaagaagtACAAGAACATGCTGGACAACCTATTCGGAAGTTCACGTCAAAAGCGTTCCGGCAGCACCAGCGAGGTGGTTAATGAACCCAGCGATGAGGTCCTGCCACTTTATGAGAATGCCCCTACGCCGGAGCCTGTGCTTCCGGTAAAGCGCACATCCCAGTTGAACAAGTCCCAGCGCAATAGCTTCTCAAGCCCGGACTTGTCCAAACTCAATCTGCTGGACACCTTTGGCGAATACTTCGAGACCCAGAACCATGAGTCGAGCATGGAGCTAAACATTAGTCTGGATGAATCGGTCATTGAGCCGATCTCTCGCAATGAGATTATTGCGCAGATATCTAGCCAATTGGGCAAGACAGACTCTTTGGAAAGTCTGAATGTTTCAGAGCAACTGCCGTACAACTTCAACTTTTCCGCTTGCAACACGTCCACCATTAATCTCATTGGATCGCATGGAGCTGTACCGCAGAGTAATCAGCTAAAGAAAAATAAGATACTACAGGAAGACCTTACGGGGTACTGTGTAATGGCACCCATTTTAAAGGCGACGGTAAAAGAGCTGCCCCCACAGCCAGGCGGCAGTACGGTGTCCACATCCTCCGGATATTCCACGGGCTCCTACTGCTCTTCCACCAGCAGCTGTAACACGGAGGACCAGCCCACCAAGACGCAGATCGCCAATGAGAGTGACATATACGAAGTCATGCATGGTACCTCTCTGAACAGTACCGtcggagcagctgcagctggatTTGCGGAACACCTGTACGAGAACCTTTTGGCTGTGAAGGCCGCACAGGAGCTGGAGGCGCAGCCTGTCGGCTTTGGACTGAGCACAAGCACACCCACCGAATCTCCCCTGGCGCCGGCCTTGCCGCAGAAGGGAACGCCCAAGGACAAATCTTTGCAACAGAAGCCAGAGGAGGAAAACTACTACCAAACACCAAGAAAGTCGATTATCAGTGTGGACGACAAGATACCCTCCTATTATCCCAACAGCTGCGACACACTCAAGTCAAAGCGACGCAGTCCCACCGAACATGGACCTAGTTTTAGGCACTTAGTCAGTTCCAAGTTGCGACGTGAACGAAAGGAGAACCTCTACATTTCCTCGCCCCAGCAGATCATTGAACAGCGCCACAAGGCGGCCACCATTTCATCAGTATCAGTATCAGCCAAGACTAAAAGCTCAACCAAAAAGACTGCCGCCCACAAAATCTCAGACAGTGTTTATGCAGTCACCCATCCGGTAAAGCGACCGAACAGCACCAATAGCAACAATACCCACCaaagcaacaataacaataacaatgaaGTCGTGGATGACGAACTGCTGCACCTGACCGTTTTGAAGAACATTGACTTCAAGTTTGATGATAGCCAAGCATCTGAGGTTTCCTGCAAGGCGAAATCGTCGGCTCTTCCCGTAGCGAACGGATGTTTTGTACAGCCAAATCTGGAGAAGGAGTACGAGGATCGCTTTCAAGCGGCGGATAAGGCGAGTCGTCTCTTGCAAAAGTATGCGACGCTGGCCAAAATAGGGCATTCGCCCAGCAAGGCCTTGCCGGCACCAGCGCGTCTGGAACCCATGATTCAGTCCGTGGCCACGTCCAATGAGTTGCAGCCCGAGGGAGGCACCATGAAAAAGTTCGCCTCGCTACCACGCTTCAAGAAAATTGACTTTTCGCCGCTGAAGATGAGACTCAATAGTGTGCTGCAGAGAAATCCACCTTCGCCGCAGCAGTAA